In Oscillatoria sp. FACHB-1406, the DNA window GAGAGTTGGGCTTGGGGCGCAAAAAAAATACCTTTACCGCCAATGGCGTTGTGCAAGGCTCGAATTCCGGGCGCGTCGATACCGTCGTCGTTGGTTAAAATTAGGGTCATGCGCGGATTTTAAAAGAAATTGTTGTCCTACGTTACCGAAAAATTGGGTATAAGCCTCGCCTTCTGGTTAAAAGGGTTGTGGAGTGCGAAGTGTAATATACCGATTTGGTGCGTTACGGCGCGCTGAAAAATCTATTGTTTCCCTCCAAGATTTAGTTCGCGCCTAACGCACCCTACTGCCTAAATTTACCTTCGGCGTAATTTTGAATTTTGTATTCTTACTCGTCTTCTAAGTCCTCGCTGCTAGCTTCGCTACCGCCGCTGACGGTTACGAGGTCGATTTGTTGGCGATAGTAGTCTACACTCTTAACCTGCACTTCGACGCGATCGCCGAGACGATAGGCTTGTCGATATTTGCGTCCCACCAAACAACTGTGGCGGGAACGATATTCGTACCAGTCGTCTTTGAGGGAACTGACGTGAACCAATCCTTCGACTAATAATTCTTCGATTTCAACGAAGAACCCGTAGGATTGCACGCCGGTAATTAACCCTTGGAAGACTTCGCCGGTGCGTTCTTTCATCTGTTCGGCTTTTTTAAGGCCTTCTAGGTCGCTTTCGGCATCTTGGGCAATTTTATCGCGTTCGTTGAGGTGGGCGATCGCGCCAGCAATTTCCTGTTCCCAATGGGTTTGTACCGCAGTGGGAAGGACGTTCCAGTTAATTTCTGCGGGTGCGGTGCTGCTGCCGAGGTTCACGCCAGCTTTAGTCCGGGAGGAACGGCGATCGCGTCCTTCGTCGAATAAAGTGTGAATGAGCCACTGTACGAGCAAATCGCCGTAGCGCTGACCGGGCGAAACGCACTGGCAATAGCCCTCAGTATAAGCAAGACCAAAGTTTCGCCCCGGATGCGTGCTATAGCTGCGCTGCCGCAATGTCGCTCTTAGGAAGTGAGTTAAGATTTTGGGGACGGGAGAATTTATCGCCTGCTCGACGAAATGCTGGTAGTGTTGGGGACTGACTTCTTCTTCCAGTTCTGGCACCAGATCTAATCCCAAATTATTCCCCAGTTTAATAAAGTCTTCGAGTTCCATCATATCGGGATCGCCTTGGACGCAGTACAAACAGGGAAGCGAGAGGGCGTTGAAGTGTTTGGCGATGGCTTCTCCAGCCAAAACCATTAGTTCGGCTTGCATCGACCATAAGGGGAGGGAACTGGATGTTGCGATCGCGCCAAGGCGAGAATCATCTTTATAGGGCGAGTATTGCGTTTCTAACGGTAGCTCGAAACCACCGCGCTGCAAGCGTTTTGCCCGTACCAACGGACTCAATACAAAAAAGAGGTCGTGCAGCATCGTCGCCACCGGCTGCATTTCCGATTCGCTCTCATCCGATTGTAGGAGCGTTTGCGCTTGTTGATAGGTCAGTTGGGCATCAACTTTAATCGCGCTGGGTTGAATGTCAAACTCGACGACGTTTCCTTCGCTATCTAAGGTTAATAATACAGAAATCGTTAGGTTTTCTCGCTCCGGTAACAAGCAGCAGCGGCGATAGACGGCTTCGGGATAGAGGGGAAGGATGAGTTCGCCCAAATAGACTGCTGTACCGCGTTTGCGGGCATCTCGCGCGATCGCGGATTCTGGCTC includes these proteins:
- a CDS encoding ribonuclease R family protein — its product is MEFSIATLLSQFSHHKLMGAKDLKKKLNCQSDEEAEKLEIILDVLEKIGILSKELGKYRTSIDEQFVEAKLRCSSKGFCFAIQDQEDADDIYIRESHLSNAWNGDRVFVKTIKEGNRRRSPEGEVALILDRANPSLLARIKKSGSSYRAVPLDDRLLFEVELDSSDERLQDAIDHLVHVEIRRYPLGTNLPLGRVTKILGSDAEAAADTDIVSCKHDLPQTFSIHTLEAVKSFPKPASTGKIAKSELKNRLDLRSLLTLTLDSEKTLKVEGVPLVENALTLQKLKDGQWQLGIHIADFGHYVEPESAIARDARKRGTAVYLGELILPLYPEAVYRRCCLLPERENLTISVLLTLDSEGNVVEFDIQPSAIKVDAQLTYQQAQTLLQSDESESEMQPVATMLHDLFFVLSPLVRAKRLQRGGFELPLETQYSPYKDDSRLGAIATSSSLPLWSMQAELMVLAGEAIAKHFNALSLPCLYCVQGDPDMMELEDFIKLGNNLGLDLVPELEEEVSPQHYQHFVEQAINSPVPKILTHFLRATLRQRSYSTHPGRNFGLAYTEGYCQCVSPGQRYGDLLVQWLIHTLFDEGRDRRSSRTKAGVNLGSSTAPAEINWNVLPTAVQTHWEQEIAGAIAHLNERDKIAQDAESDLEGLKKAEQMKERTGEVFQGLITGVQSYGFFVEIEELLVEGLVHVSSLKDDWYEYRSRHSCLVGRKYRQAYRLGDRVEVQVKSVDYYRQQIDLVTVSGGSEASSEDLEDE